The genomic stretch GGAGGAGATCGCACGGCTGACGGGCAGCGGCCACCTGTCCTTCTACGACTCCATATCGCCCATTGTTGAGGCAGACTCCATCAACATGGAGCGCGTGTACTTTGCCGCGCGCTGGGATAAAGGAACAGCAGACTACATCAACTGTCCCTTTACGAAAGAAGAGTATGACGTCTTCTACGATGCGCTGGTCGCAGCCGAGGCGGTGGAATCAAAAGAGTGGGAGAAGCTGGACTACTTCGAGGGCTGCCTGCCCATCGAGGAAATCGCCCGCCGGGGCCGGGACACGCTCCGCTTCGGCTGCATGAAGCCGGTAGGTTTGCGCGATCCGCGAACCGGCAAAACGCCATGGGCCGTGGTGCAGCTCCGCTGTGAGAATCTGCGCGCCGACTCCTACAACCTGGTGGGCTTTCAAAATCACCTGAAGTTCGGCGAACAGGCTCGCATCCTGCGCCTGATTCCCGGGCTGGAGCAGGCACGCTTTCTGCGCTACGGACAGATTCATCGCAACACCTACATCAACTCCCCGCGCGTGCTGGCGGAGACGCTGAACCTGCGCGAGCACCCGTCGGTGCTGTTTGCGGGGCAGATCTCGGGCGTCGAAGGCTATACGGAGTCCATCGCCACCGGCATGCTGGCCGGCATCTACGCGGCAGCAATGGCACTGGGCAGGCAGCCGGTTCCCGTGCCCCGGCAGACGGCGCTCGGTTCGCTGGCGCACTACATTACGCACGCCGACCCGGAACACTTTCAGCCGGCCAACATCACGTTCGACTTGCTGGTGCCACTGGCGGAGGAGGAGCGCAAGCGCATCCGCGACAAGAAAGAACGCCATCGCGTGCAGTGCCAGCGCGCACTGGCGGCATTCGAGCAGTGGTGGACGCAGAGCGCATCGCAGTATGGCGAGCTGCGAGCCGCAGCCGTTCCTGAATAAAATCCCTTTGCAAGAGTCCACGGCAGGCTTACCCTGAGGCGCATCGCATTCTTTTCGCTGGAGATGCAACGGAGCAACACCAACCAAGCAACGGCAACACAGGGAGCAATGTGCGAGGCCATCTGAAGATATGAACTCGATCGCAGGGTATTCCGCACCGCTGAAGCCCATCTCGGCCGTGGATGCGCTCGTTCCCGCCTTTCGGCGGACCCGCTCCATTCTGGCCGCGCCCTTTCGCCTGGGGTTCTTTCTCAAAATCTGCTTCTTTGTTGCGCTGGCCGAATCCGGATTCCTCTCGGCGGCGATCTCCTACCCCGTCCGGGGAGCGAACGCCTTCCCCTATAGCAGGGCCGTCCATCTGCATCCCGCAACCAACTTTCTGGCCGATGGATGGGGCATCGTCGGGGCGCTCAGCATGGGATTGCTGCTCCTCTTCGCGGTGGTTGCGATCCTGGGAATCGCGCTCCTGTGCGTCGCCCTCTACCTGCTCTGCCGCTTGCGCCTCACTGTTCTCGATCTCGCGATTTACCGGCAGGGCCTGATTCGCAAGGCATGGAGCAGGTATAGGCAGCAGACCTGGCGCTACTTCGGCATCACCCTGCTTGCGGGACTGGCTTTTTTACTGATGTTTGCAGCGGTAATTGGACCCTTTCTTCCCGCCTTCATCCGCATCGCGCGCACAACGAACGCGTCCAGTCCCGACTCCTACGTCATGTTCCGCCTGTTGCTGCCATTCCTTGGCGCGATTTTGGCACTGTCCTTCCTGGGAGTGCTGGTGGACGCGGTGATTCGAGATTTTCTGCTGCCGCCGATGGCAATCGAGGACGCCTCCATCGAGTCGGCGCTGGCGCGTTTCTTCGGTGTGCTGAGGAGCGGCATGGGTTCCACCGTGCTCTACCTGTTTCTGCGTACCGTCATCAGCACGCTGCTCTCGGCCTGCCTTGGG from Acidisarcina sp. encodes the following:
- the trmFO gene encoding methylenetetrahydrofolate--tRNA-(uracil(54)-C(5))-methyltransferase (FADH(2)-oxidizing) TrmFO → MTTRKPSAIRVIGGGLAGPEAALTAARLGCEVALYEMRPVKTTPAHQTADFGELVCSNSLKSESENTAPWLLKQEMRRAGSALMRLADSTAVPAGHALAVDRVEFSRRIAEAIAAEPRIHVYREEVTAIDPADGITILASGPLTSPALSEEIARLTGSGHLSFYDSISPIVEADSINMERVYFAARWDKGTADYINCPFTKEEYDVFYDALVAAEAVESKEWEKLDYFEGCLPIEEIARRGRDTLRFGCMKPVGLRDPRTGKTPWAVVQLRCENLRADSYNLVGFQNHLKFGEQARILRLIPGLEQARFLRYGQIHRNTYINSPRVLAETLNLREHPSVLFAGQISGVEGYTESIATGMLAGIYAAAMALGRQPVPVPRQTALGSLAHYITHADPEHFQPANITFDLLVPLAEEERKRIRDKKERHRVQCQRALAAFEQWWTQSASQYGELRAAAVPE